From Leptospira limi, one genomic window encodes:
- a CDS encoding adenylate/guanylate cyclase domain-containing protein: protein MSDKESKSLSILDYLSIAVATLGSLGVIVSVVMTGWVYEYSFLIGGMLLLLTSSYFVYKIIEKVSKDKQKSGAIWLSYVIAIFMYTMVNTFQPLKELEENSVSFRFQFLRGSNTKTESEGDTGRIEYIQYNPPAKARKDINIIGITTESLEKLQGTWPLPWSYYADIIETFKDSNNILMFDIFFVDYKPGQTEEMVTALQKNRNVLFDYPMEVSAESKEAVLNLEKRIDILRKFQLKNVIDENDGGISWVKFPQPPIEPIGELSAGLGFANVKKDESGLNRKMPLVVKVYNSGRDRETEYFPSIDLLIVCQYYGINIQNDVEVNMGHYVKLKNIPNKIIREFNVKARKFEERDVMHIPNEKREVVIPIDWEGQMEINYVGGRYSFKQNEIFEVTNDWNPELLEANQINNKIFLVAMYYATGRGASKDSHLSPFGDMSGIEHHAHAVNTILNQDFLSTMPNWGIFLIYVGLGVMIGFLQPRVKTHIGFAIMLTQLLLYVIAALYIFQTFNLITVLPSVTIEQIVVFVAIIGFRILTEEENVKYIRQTFSKFVSKDVVDELLKHPDNLALGGSKREITIFFSDVRGFTTISEQLGPEDLVKLLNEYLSAMTELIIEYKGTIDKYMGDAIMAFWGAPVPLEDHAYYACVAALAQLDYLKVLQQKWAERNVPVIDIGCGLNSGPAVVGNMGSSHRMEYTCMGDTINLGSRLEGSNKMYTTNIIISEYTYEKVKDRVVTRELDLVRVKGKTQPVRIYELLGITNPEDMEKMKRPLQKAAT from the coding sequence ATGTCCGACAAAGAATCAAAATCGCTTTCGATTTTGGATTACCTCAGCATTGCTGTTGCCACCCTTGGGTCACTCGGTGTGATCGTATCTGTTGTCATGACAGGATGGGTATATGAATATTCCTTCCTGATTGGTGGGATGCTTTTACTCCTCACTTCTTCCTATTTTGTTTACAAAATCATTGAAAAAGTTTCCAAAGACAAACAAAAGTCAGGTGCCATCTGGTTGTCCTATGTAATTGCCATCTTTATGTATACGATGGTCAATACCTTCCAACCTCTCAAAGAGTTAGAAGAAAATTCCGTTTCGTTTCGTTTTCAATTTTTACGGGGGTCCAATACAAAAACAGAAAGTGAAGGCGATACAGGTCGAATTGAATACATTCAATACAATCCTCCTGCAAAAGCAAGAAAGGATATCAACATCATTGGTATCACAACTGAATCACTTGAAAAGTTACAAGGTACTTGGCCACTTCCTTGGAGTTATTACGCTGATATCATCGAAACATTTAAAGACTCAAACAACATTCTTATGTTCGATATTTTCTTCGTGGATTATAAACCCGGCCAAACAGAAGAGATGGTCACTGCATTGCAAAAAAATCGCAATGTTTTATTTGACTACCCTATGGAAGTCAGCGCGGAATCCAAAGAAGCGGTTCTCAATCTTGAAAAACGGATTGATATCTTACGTAAGTTTCAATTAAAGAATGTCATCGATGAAAATGATGGAGGGATTTCCTGGGTAAAATTTCCACAACCTCCTATCGAACCAATTGGTGAATTATCAGCTGGTCTCGGTTTTGCGAACGTTAAAAAAGATGAATCTGGTTTGAACCGCAAAATGCCTCTTGTGGTGAAAGTTTATAATTCAGGACGAGATAGAGAAACAGAATACTTCCCATCCATTGACTTACTCATTGTTTGCCAATACTATGGTATCAATATACAAAATGATGTAGAAGTCAACATGGGACATTATGTTAAACTGAAAAATATCCCAAATAAAATCATCCGTGAATTCAATGTCAAAGCTCGTAAGTTTGAAGAACGTGATGTAATGCACATTCCAAACGAAAAAAGAGAAGTGGTGATTCCCATTGATTGGGAAGGGCAAATGGAAATCAATTATGTGGGAGGAAGGTATTCTTTCAAACAAAATGAAATTTTCGAAGTCACAAATGATTGGAATCCAGAATTACTCGAGGCAAACCAAATTAACAATAAAATTTTCCTAGTTGCGATGTACTATGCAACTGGTCGTGGAGCGTCAAAAGACTCCCACTTATCTCCGTTTGGTGATATGTCCGGAATTGAACACCACGCTCATGCAGTGAATACAATCTTAAACCAGGACTTTTTGTCTACAATGCCAAACTGGGGAATCTTTTTGATTTATGTTGGGCTTGGTGTGATGATTGGATTTTTGCAACCACGTGTTAAAACTCACATTGGTTTTGCCATAATGTTAACGCAGTTGTTATTGTATGTAATCGCTGCCCTTTATATTTTCCAAACTTTCAATCTCATCACAGTATTACCTTCTGTTACCATTGAACAGATAGTTGTTTTTGTTGCCATCATTGGATTTAGAATTTTAACGGAAGAAGAAAACGTAAAATACATTCGTCAAACCTTCTCCAAATTCGTATCCAAAGACGTTGTGGATGAACTCCTCAAACACCCTGACAATTTAGCTCTTGGTGGATCCAAACGAGAAATCACAATCTTTTTCTCTGACGTTCGAGGGTTCACAACAATCTCTGAACAATTGGGTCCAGAAGATTTGGTGAAGTTACTCAATGAGTATCTTTCTGCGATGACGGAACTCATCATTGAATATAAGGGAACCATCGATAAATACATGGGAGATGCGATCATGGCTTTCTGGGGTGCTCCAGTGCCATTGGAAGACCATGCATATTACGCTTGTGTGGCAGCCCTTGCTCAGCTCGACTACTTAAAAGTGCTGCAACAAAAATGGGCAGAACGAAATGTCCCTGTGATCGACATCGGTTGTGGTCTTAATTCAGGCCCTGCAGTTGTGGGCAATATGGGATCATCTCATAGGATGGAATACACTTGTATGGGTGATACAATCAACTTAGGATCCCGTTTGGAAGGTTCTAATAAAATGTACACCACAAATATCATCATCTCGGAATACACCTATGAAAAAGTGAAGGACCGAGTTGTGACAAGAGAACTTGATTTGGTGCGTGTAAAAGGAAAAACCCAACCTGTTCGGATTTACGAATTGCTTGGAATCACAAACCCAGAAGATATGGAGAAAATGAAGCGGCCTCTCCAAAAGGCGGCAACATGA
- the trpA gene encoding tryptophan synthase subunit alpha, with protein sequence MSKIKDLFESGKIKSAFIPYFTLGDPNYNDSIEFGKTILDNGADILELGIPFSDPVADGPVIQRAVARSLKNKFSFSEIFRVTKEIHLHKKDVPLVYLTYFNPIFHCGIEDFLNQAKDSGVVGLVIPDLPFDTKESEVLFQELRKRDMDLIHLVTPASTKKRIEALKKTSTGFIYYVTSFGVTGERREFSVDLKERIRFLKETIQLPICAGFGISTPDQAGQISGYADGIIIGSAIQRIIEENGHEFPKAKQALAEYIAKIRVAIP encoded by the coding sequence ATGAGTAAAATAAAAGATCTTTTTGAAAGTGGAAAAATTAAATCTGCGTTTATTCCGTATTTTACGCTTGGAGACCCAAATTATAATGATTCCATCGAATTTGGTAAAACAATTTTAGACAATGGTGCTGATATTTTAGAATTAGGGATTCCGTTTTCTGATCCAGTCGCAGATGGTCCTGTGATCCAAAGAGCTGTTGCAAGATCATTGAAAAACAAGTTTTCTTTTTCTGAAATCTTTCGAGTGACGAAAGAAATTCACTTACACAAAAAAGATGTACCACTTGTTTACTTAACTTACTTCAACCCAATCTTTCACTGCGGGATCGAAGATTTTTTGAACCAAGCAAAAGATTCTGGGGTTGTTGGCCTTGTGATCCCTGATTTACCTTTTGATACCAAAGAAAGTGAAGTTTTATTCCAAGAACTAAGAAAAAGAGATATGGATCTCATCCATTTGGTCACACCAGCTTCGACTAAAAAACGAATTGAAGCATTGAAAAAAACATCTACAGGTTTTATTTACTATGTTACTTCCTTTGGTGTGACTGGCGAACGCCGCGAGTTCTCAGTTGATTTGAAAGAAAGGATTCGGTTTCTAAAAGAAACCATCCAATTGCCAATTTGTGCCGGATTTGGTATTTCCACACCAGACCAAGCTGGTCAAATTTCTGGCTATGCGGATGGAATCATCATCGGATCTGCCATCCAAAGGATCATTGAAGAAAATGGACATGAATTTCCCAAAGCAAAACAAGCTTTGGCGGAATACATTGCCAAGATTCGGGTTGCCATTCCCTAA
- the trpB gene encoding tryptophan synthase subunit beta, whose protein sequence is MGKNQPGYFGEFGGRYAPEILTEALEELESTYHKLKKSKKFKKELEFYLSNYVGRPSPLTFAERLTKHWGGARIWLKREDLNHTGAHKINNAIGQALIAKFMGKKRIIAETGAGQHGLATATVGAMFGMETVVYMGAVDVERQNLNAKKIEMLGAKILPVTAGEATLKEATSEAMRDWALNVSTTHYIVGSAIGPHPFPTIVRDLQAVIGKEARSQFKKQNHKLPHAIVACVGGGSNAIGMFHAFLKDKHVAIYGAEAGGLGPKPGEHSATLTYGKTGFLHGTKTLIIQDEAGQIVPAHSVSAGLDYPGVGPEHAFLSQTKRVDYRMVTDEQALDCFLEVTRIEGIIPALETAHAFHVARDVAKDLGKKKDLIICLSGRGDKDVTEVLRLLGEKSK, encoded by the coding sequence ATGGGCAAAAACCAACCTGGATATTTTGGAGAATTTGGCGGTCGATACGCACCAGAAATTCTAACAGAAGCTCTTGAAGAGCTTGAATCCACCTATCACAAGTTAAAGAAAAGTAAAAAATTCAAAAAAGAATTAGAATTTTACTTAAGCAACTATGTCGGAAGACCTAGTCCTTTAACTTTTGCAGAACGTCTCACCAAACATTGGGGAGGTGCACGTATCTGGTTAAAAAGAGAAGATCTAAATCATACTGGTGCTCATAAAATTAATAATGCCATCGGACAAGCGTTAATTGCAAAATTCATGGGCAAAAAACGAATCATTGCAGAAACTGGTGCAGGCCAACATGGCCTTGCTACGGCTACAGTCGGTGCTATGTTTGGCATGGAAACTGTTGTTTATATGGGAGCAGTTGATGTCGAAAGACAAAACCTGAATGCCAAAAAAATTGAGATGTTAGGTGCTAAAATATTACCAGTGACAGCTGGGGAAGCCACTCTCAAAGAGGCAACAAGTGAGGCCATGCGTGATTGGGCTCTCAATGTTTCAACAACTCATTATATTGTTGGATCTGCCATCGGACCTCATCCATTCCCAACGATCGTACGTGATTTACAAGCTGTAATTGGAAAAGAAGCAAGGTCGCAGTTTAAAAAACAAAACCATAAACTCCCTCATGCCATTGTCGCTTGTGTGGGTGGTGGTTCCAATGCGATTGGTATGTTTCATGCATTTTTGAAAGACAAACATGTTGCTATCTATGGAGCAGAAGCAGGTGGACTTGGTCCAAAACCTGGTGAACATTCTGCCACTTTAACCTATGGTAAAACTGGATTTTTACATGGAACAAAAACTCTCATCATCCAAGATGAAGCAGGTCAAATTGTACCCGCACATTCTGTATCTGCAGGTTTAGATTATCCCGGTGTTGGTCCAGAACATGCGTTTTTGTCGCAAACAAAACGAGTGGATTATCGAATGGTTACCGACGAACAAGCGCTAGATTGCTTTTTAGAGGTGACAAGGATTGAAGGAATCATTCCTGCACTCGAAACAGCTCATGCATTCCATGTAGCAAGAGACGTTGCAAAAGATTTAGGAAAAAAGAAAGATCTGATCATTTGTCTATCTGGTCGTGGTGATAAGGATGTTACAGAAGTACTTCGTTTGTTAGGTGAAAAGAGTAAATGA
- a CDS encoding proline--tRNA ligase, protein MKASSYLIPTAKEDPQDAVVASHKLMMRAGLIRKSAAGLYSYLPLGLRVLRKIEGIVRKEMDGAGALEFQLPILTPSEIWKESGRWDKMGKEMFRLKDRHDNESCLGPTHEESFCVLVKPMVRSYKDLPINVYQIHTKFRDEIRPRFGVIRSREFTMKDAYSFHLDDESLDKTYQTMRKTYRRIFAGMGLSTIPVQADSGNMGGSASEEFMVVSPIGEETLTICPSCHYSGNIEKTPVIASKNAAKQAFNGNGKLSTPAKKSIAEVAEFLNTKEENLLKAVALVADGQYVLVFLEGDRELNENKLKNHLGCNELRPMGPAEMEKLGLVPGFIGPGFPKSESLKIYIDALLDWNFAYIAGANEIDLHIAGIQLSTFFKEEEVTKIDVSQAKVGDPCPSCGTGLTAEKGIEVGHIFKLGQKYSKAFDLTVLNDKGKATTTTMGCYGIGVNRCMATVIEQCNDDKGIFWPISIAPFTVCLVSIAKNPDDIAKIESIYKSLVAAGIEVLWDDRDLGPGFKFKDSELIGFPIRITLGKGFLEKNEITILDRKSMVEETIPFTTNEDLVTNIQKKIATLEESIQKDVTLAGT, encoded by the coding sequence ATGAAAGCTAGTTCCTATTTAATTCCAACTGCGAAAGAAGACCCACAAGATGCAGTGGTTGCGTCTCATAAATTGATGATGCGAGCGGGCCTTATCCGTAAGTCTGCAGCAGGTCTGTATTCCTATTTACCACTTGGGTTACGTGTGCTTCGTAAGATTGAAGGCATCGTGAGAAAAGAAATGGACGGAGCAGGAGCTTTGGAATTCCAACTTCCCATCTTAACACCGAGTGAAATTTGGAAAGAATCAGGTCGTTGGGACAAAATGGGAAAAGAGATGTTTCGTTTGAAAGATCGCCATGACAACGAAAGTTGCCTGGGTCCTACACATGAAGAATCATTTTGTGTGCTTGTAAAACCGATGGTTCGTTCCTACAAAGACCTTCCGATCAATGTCTACCAAATCCATACTAAGTTCCGAGATGAAATTCGCCCAAGGTTTGGAGTGATTCGTTCTCGTGAGTTTACCATGAAGGATGCGTATTCCTTTCATTTAGATGATGAATCCTTGGACAAAACTTACCAAACGATGCGTAAAACCTATCGTAGGATTTTTGCAGGCATGGGACTTTCGACAATTCCTGTACAAGCAGACTCAGGGAATATGGGTGGTTCCGCATCGGAAGAATTTATGGTCGTGTCACCGATTGGTGAAGAGACACTTACAATTTGTCCTTCTTGCCATTATTCAGGAAATATTGAAAAAACTCCTGTGATTGCAAGTAAGAACGCAGCCAAACAAGCATTTAATGGTAACGGGAAACTTTCTACTCCAGCGAAAAAATCCATCGCAGAAGTTGCAGAGTTTTTAAACACAAAAGAAGAGAATCTTTTGAAAGCTGTGGCACTCGTTGCCGATGGACAATATGTCCTCGTCTTTTTAGAAGGGGATAGAGAACTAAACGAAAATAAATTAAAAAACCATTTGGGTTGTAATGAACTAAGGCCGATGGGTCCAGCGGAAATGGAAAAACTAGGCCTTGTTCCTGGATTTATTGGACCAGGTTTTCCAAAATCAGAATCACTTAAAATTTACATTGATGCCTTACTCGATTGGAATTTTGCCTATATTGCTGGTGCAAATGAAATTGACCTCCACATAGCGGGTATTCAACTCTCTACTTTTTTCAAAGAAGAGGAAGTGACAAAGATCGATGTCTCCCAAGCAAAAGTAGGTGACCCTTGTCCTTCATGCGGAACTGGCTTAACGGCAGAGAAGGGGATCGAAGTTGGTCATATTTTTAAATTAGGCCAAAAATATTCCAAAGCTTTTGACCTCACAGTTCTTAATGACAAAGGAAAGGCCACAACTACGACTATGGGTTGTTATGGGATTGGTGTGAACCGATGTATGGCAACAGTGATCGAACAATGCAATGATGACAAAGGAATTTTTTGGCCAATTTCAATCGCACCGTTTACGGTTTGTTTGGTGAGTATAGCCAAAAATCCTGATGATATCGCAAAAATTGAATCCATCTACAAGTCACTTGTTGCCGCTGGCATTGAAGTGTTGTGGGATGACCGTGACCTTGGTCCCGGATTCAAATTTAAAGATTCTGAACTCATTGGATTCCCCATCCGAATCACATTAGGAAAAGGGTTTTTGGAGAAAAATGAGATCACCATTCTTGATCGTAAGTCCATGGTGGAAGAGACCATTCCTTTTACGACAAACGAAGATTTAGTCACAAACATACAGAAAAAAATCGCCACCCTCGAGGAATCCATCCAAAAGGATGTAACTCTTGCGGGAACATGA
- a CDS encoding site-2 protease family protein, whose protein sequence is MIVLILGAVFMLAVSIFIHELGHLLCGKLVGVEARIFSLGYGKGIWKKRIGKTIYQITAIPIGGYVLFRGDDYSKNKKPKQGDLLATPPLRRMVPVLGGPFANLVLGFLLLFILELSGDSPSSNRIFIEDANKVSSPAYNAGLRTGDKILSINGKPTESFEDIFTNVSLTSGDPIQVTYKRESETKTVEIVPNLYSAGGHPTIGVMPYGERRVVATFTYGEQISHFMANVLDKEDKSSVYFQEKIEERKEEIPEELLKQHEIAEREKSLRRRALSFLKDGDMILTVAGVDVHTVPELQTELGKHQGKTIPVEVERKTYPLLTPWATEKVTIQIPVLGANVYEFWNIEHPKFPELGIPYFRLDSYDAEIENRLSNLKIENQSFATADDFTSYLKTNAGKKEIWIGNMKYFADVNLKPIGLLGFRASMKFEAEKLQKESTVYSSLVGAGNKVYENVSTTLKGIGMLFSGMLSPKENLSGPIGIVQIAGISLEYGWVTYLDFVAKISLALMVMNLLPIPMADGGHIVLYAYEAITGRPLPRKAIEAIFRLGFFFLIGLGVYVSFNDVMRIF, encoded by the coding sequence ATGATCGTATTAATACTCGGCGCTGTATTCATGTTAGCTGTATCGATTTTTATCCATGAATTGGGGCACCTCTTATGTGGGAAATTAGTGGGTGTGGAAGCACGTATCTTTTCGTTAGGTTATGGGAAAGGGATTTGGAAAAAAAGAATTGGCAAGACCATCTACCAAATCACTGCCATACCCATCGGTGGTTATGTTTTATTTCGTGGTGATGATTATAGCAAAAACAAAAAACCAAAACAAGGCGATTTACTTGCGACTCCACCTCTTCGTCGTATGGTGCCTGTGCTTGGTGGCCCATTCGCCAATCTAGTGTTAGGGTTTTTGTTGTTATTTATTTTAGAGCTTTCCGGAGATAGCCCCTCATCGAACCGCATCTTTATTGAAGACGCAAATAAGGTTTCAAGCCCTGCTTATAACGCTGGTCTTCGAACAGGTGACAAAATTCTCTCCATCAATGGAAAACCCACAGAAAGTTTTGAAGATATTTTTACCAATGTGAGTTTAACTTCTGGTGATCCGATCCAAGTGACTTACAAACGAGAATCGGAAACAAAGACAGTCGAAATTGTTCCCAATTTATATTCTGCCGGTGGCCATCCTACGATTGGTGTCATGCCATATGGAGAAAGAAGAGTGGTGGCTACCTTTACTTATGGGGAACAGATCAGCCACTTTATGGCCAATGTTTTAGATAAAGAAGATAAATCTTCCGTTTACTTCCAAGAAAAAATTGAAGAACGAAAAGAAGAAATTCCAGAAGAACTTCTGAAACAACATGAAATCGCAGAACGGGAAAAATCACTCAGACGCCGAGCCCTCTCTTTTTTGAAAGACGGAGATATGATTTTAACCGTTGCGGGAGTGGATGTTCATACCGTTCCTGAATTACAAACAGAACTTGGAAAACACCAAGGAAAAACCATACCTGTTGAAGTGGAACGAAAAACCTATCCACTTCTTACCCCTTGGGCAACAGAAAAAGTAACCATACAAATCCCTGTGTTAGGTGCCAATGTATATGAATTTTGGAATATCGAACATCCAAAATTCCCTGAATTAGGGATTCCTTATTTTCGATTGGATAGTTATGATGCGGAAATTGAAAATCGACTTTCGAATTTAAAAATTGAGAACCAATCCTTTGCAACGGCTGATGATTTTACTTCCTATTTGAAAACCAATGCGGGCAAAAAAGAGATTTGGATCGGCAATATGAAATACTTTGCTGATGTCAATTTGAAACCGATAGGACTTCTTGGTTTTCGAGCTTCGATGAAATTTGAAGCCGAAAAATTACAGAAGGAATCTACAGTTTATTCATCACTTGTCGGTGCAGGGAACAAAGTTTATGAAAACGTTTCTACTACCTTAAAAGGAATTGGGATGTTGTTTTCGGGAATGTTGTCTCCAAAAGAAAATTTGTCGGGTCCGATTGGGATTGTGCAGATTGCTGGGATCAGTTTGGAATATGGTTGGGTCACCTACCTAGACTTTGTTGCTAAAATTTCATTGGCGCTTATGGTGATGAACTTACTTCCGATTCCCATGGCTGACGGCGGACACATTGTACTCTATGCTTATGAAGCAATTACGGGAAGACCGCTCCCAAGAAAAGCAATTGAAGCGATCTTTCGATTAGGATTTTTCTTTCTCATCGGGCTTGGGGTCTATGTTTCCTTCAATGATGTGATGCGTATTTTTTAA
- the dxr gene encoding 1-deoxy-D-xylulose-5-phosphate reductoisomerase translates to MVGVSVLGISGSVGSSTVKVLRQFRDQFSLRSFSVHSNWETAKTLISEFSPEVVCVTDPKLVGQFGDKFGSTNILYGDHALIDLVKLPSVDVVVTAVVGARGVLPTIAAIEAGKKIAIANKETLVTFGPLINRLVAKHNTLMVPVDSEHNALFQLIERETRSNIRAITLTASGGSFRTLPIEELEHVSVKQALNHPTWSMGPKITVDSAGLINKGLEVIEAHFLFGFSYDEIEVVIHPQSLTHGIIETRDGACLQYTSHPDMVYPIAHSLFYPNPTPQMLIERKPSTWKTLEFFPPDTKRYPGLTLAYQAGKAGGVAPCIFNAANEEAVALFLEEKISFTSIPTLIESALNQVKNEFPETLDGYLEKDKETRNLIQSEFLKGGVTT, encoded by the coding sequence ATGGTAGGTGTCTCGGTATTAGGAATTTCAGGTTCTGTTGGCTCTTCCACGGTGAAGGTGCTTCGGCAATTCCGAGACCAATTTTCCTTACGTAGTTTTTCCGTTCATTCCAATTGGGAAACAGCGAAGACCCTCATTTCAGAATTTTCCCCCGAAGTGGTTTGTGTCACCGATCCCAAGTTAGTGGGTCAGTTTGGGGATAAATTTGGTTCTACAAACATTTTGTATGGAGACCATGCTCTTATTGACTTAGTCAAATTGCCATCAGTGGATGTGGTGGTTACTGCTGTGGTTGGGGCCAGGGGAGTCCTTCCTACCATTGCAGCCATTGAGGCTGGCAAAAAAATTGCCATCGCCAATAAAGAGACCCTTGTTACTTTTGGCCCACTCATCAATCGTTTGGTGGCAAAACACAATACACTCATGGTGCCAGTGGATTCCGAACACAATGCACTCTTCCAACTCATTGAAAGGGAAACTCGTTCCAATATCCGCGCGATTACGCTCACTGCATCGGGGGGGAGTTTTCGCACTCTCCCGATCGAAGAGTTGGAACATGTATCCGTGAAACAGGCGCTAAACCACCCGACTTGGTCCATGGGTCCGAAAATCACTGTGGACTCGGCAGGTCTGATCAACAAAGGTTTGGAAGTGATTGAAGCACATTTTCTCTTTGGGTTTTCGTATGACGAGATAGAGGTGGTGATCCATCCGCAGTCTCTCACTCACGGCATCATTGAAACGAGAGACGGCGCTTGTCTGCAATACACAAGCCACCCCGATATGGTCTATCCCATTGCTCATTCCTTATTTTATCCAAATCCAACTCCGCAAATGCTCATTGAACGAAAACCTTCCACTTGGAAAACTTTGGAATTTTTTCCACCGGATACCAAACGGTATCCTGGACTCACACTTGCCTACCAAGCAGGGAAAGCAGGGGGAGTGGCTCCTTGTATTTTTAATGCAGCCAACGAAGAAGCTGTGGCACTATTTTTAGAAGAAAAAATTTCTTTTACCTCAATTCCAACGCTCATTGAGTCTGCCTTAAACCAAGTCAAAAATGAATTTCCAGAAACCTTAGACGGGTATTTGGAAAAAGACAAAGAGACGCGTAATTTGATCCAATCTGAATTTTTAAAAGGGGGAGTGACTACATGA